A genomic stretch from Kogia breviceps isolate mKogBre1 chromosome 1, mKogBre1 haplotype 1, whole genome shotgun sequence includes:
- the LOC136792222 gene encoding fatty-acid amide hydrolase 1-like isoform X2 — protein MARDVKSLVLCLRALLTEDVHPLDPTVPPCPSGKRSSSPLTPVQCAFLHLYGGGLFADGGATLLEKLKGDAVDPNMKDVFSQLRLPDPLKCFLVWMLKYTEYQQEFIAKWMSLDLDMLLAPALETLPSILAILSWHQC, from the exons ATGGCCCGGGATGTGAAGAGCCTGGTGCTGTGCCTGCGAGCGCTGCTGACTGAAGATGTGCACCCGCTGGACCCCACCGTGCCCCCCTGCCCTTCAGGGAAGAG GTCATCCTCTCCTCTAACTCCCGTGCAGTGTGCCTTCTTACACCTGTACGGCGGGGGTCTGTTTGCTGATGGAGGGGCCACTCTTCTGGAGAAGCT TAAGGGGGACGCTGTGGACCCCAACATGAAGGACGTGTTCAGCCAGCTCCGCCTGCCAGACCCGCTCAAGTGTTTCTTGGTCTGGATGCTGAAGTACACA GAATATCAGCAAGAGTTCATAGCCAAGTGGATGTCCCTGGACCTGGACATGTTGCTGGCACCAGCTCTGGAGACCCTGCCTTCTATATTGGCTATCCTGTCATGGCATCAA TGCTAG